One Vitis riparia cultivar Riparia Gloire de Montpellier isolate 1030 chromosome 4, EGFV_Vit.rip_1.0, whole genome shotgun sequence genomic window carries:
- the LOC117912720 gene encoding putative RNA-binding protein Luc7-like 2 isoform X2, whose product MDMGPCPKVHSLQLRKEYEEAKAKGVHNYDRDLEDVIDRLIVECDRKIARALKRLEDEDAKAAIAISVSEVTQTPEVLELSKQIKEKLKEADQFDLEGKTDSKIRALEVVEELRTKRADKQSMLLLDAFNKDRASLPQPLPNPPPLAPLPVLAPDPRTQEMINEKLKKAEDLGEQGMIDEAQKALEEAEALKKLAPRQEPVLDSSKYTAADVRITDQKLRVCDICGAFLSVYDSDRRLADHFGGKLHLGYMQIREKLAELQEERNKSRKVDRHENDRRSKERSRDRDREASKDRADSRERGRDHDRRSRDRDRYHDRDRGHDRERDRDSDRPRNYDSRSRRRSRSRSGERSRDYDRSRDYDRHRRYDRY is encoded by the exons ATGGATATGGGGCCATGTCCGAAGGTGCACTCCTTGCAGCTAAGGAAAGA ATATGAAGAAGCCAAAGCAAAAGGTGTCCATAATTATGACAGGGACTTGGAGGATGTTATTGATAGGCTCATTGTTGAGTGTGATAGAAAAATTGCTAGAGCTCTTAAGCGTCTTGAGGATGAGGATGCTAAAGCTGCTATAGCAATTTCAGTCTCTGAGGTTACTCAG ACACCTGAGGTGCTTGAGTTGTCAAAGCAGATTAAGGAGAAGTTGAAGGAAGCTGATCAATTTG ATCTTGAAGGCAAGACTGATAGCAAGATTCGAGCTCTAGAAGTAGTAGAAGAACTCAGAACGAAAAGAGCAGACAAGCAG TCTATGCTTCTTCTGGATGCCTTCAACAAGGATAGAGCGTCTTTACCCCAACCCCTTCCAAACCCGCCCCCATTGGCACCCTTGCCAGTACTTGCTCCTGATCCTCGTACACAGGAAATGATAAATGAGAAGCTGAAAAAGGCAGAGGATCTTG GCGAACAAGGAATGATAGACGAGGCACAGAAAGCATTGGAAGAGGCTGAAGCACTTAAGAAg CTGGCCCCTAGGCAGGAGCCTGTTCTTGATTCTTCCAAGTACACTGCTGCTGATGTGCGCATT ACTGATCAGAAGCTACGCGTATGTGACATTTGTGGAGCATTTTTGAGCGTTTATGATAG TGACCGTCGCTTAGCAGATCATTTTGGAGGAAAGCTTCATTTGGGCTATATGCAAATCCGTGAAAAGCTGGCAGAGCTTCAG GAGGAGAGAAACAAGAGCCGCAAGGTTGATAGACATGAGAATGATAGAAG ATCAAAGGAACGAAGCCGGGACCGTGACAGGGAAGCAAGCAAGGATCGAGCAGATAGCCGTGAGCGGGGAAGGGACCATGATCGTAGGAGCAGAGATCGTGATAGGTACCATGATCGTGATCGTGGACATGATCGGGAGCGTGACAGAGATTCTGACCGCCCCCGAAATTATGATTCAAGAAGTCGACGCAGGTCACGCTCACGGTCTGGGGAACGCTCCAGGGACTATGATCGCTCCAGGGATTATGATCGTCACAG GCGTTATGATCGATACTAG
- the LOC117912720 gene encoding putative RNA-binding protein Luc7-like 2 isoform X1 has product MDAIRKQLDVLMGANRNGDVREVNRKYYDRDVCRLFLVGLCPHELFQLTKMDMGPCPKVHSLQLRKEYEEAKAKGVHNYDRDLEDVIDRLIVECDRKIARALKRLEDEDAKAAIAISVSEVTQTPEVLELSKQIKEKLKEADQFDLEGKTDSKIRALEVVEELRTKRADKQSMLLLDAFNKDRASLPQPLPNPPPLAPLPVLAPDPRTQEMINEKLKKAEDLGEQGMIDEAQKALEEAEALKKLAPRQEPVLDSSKYTAADVRITDQKLRVCDICGAFLSVYDSDRRLADHFGGKLHLGYMQIREKLAELQEERNKSRKVDRHENDRRSKERSRDRDREASKDRADSRERGRDHDRRSRDRDRYHDRDRGHDRERDRDSDRPRNYDSRSRRRSRSRSGERSRDYDRSRDYDRHRRYDRY; this is encoded by the exons atggATGCGATAAGGAAGCAACTGGACGTGTTGATGGGGGCGAATCGAAACGGCGACGTCCGGGAGGTGAATAGGAAGTACTACGACCGAGATGTGTGTCGCCTCTTCTTGGTCGGCCTTTGCCCTCACGAGCTCTTTCAGTTGACG AAAATGGATATGGGGCCATGTCCGAAGGTGCACTCCTTGCAGCTAAGGAAAGA ATATGAAGAAGCCAAAGCAAAAGGTGTCCATAATTATGACAGGGACTTGGAGGATGTTATTGATAGGCTCATTGTTGAGTGTGATAGAAAAATTGCTAGAGCTCTTAAGCGTCTTGAGGATGAGGATGCTAAAGCTGCTATAGCAATTTCAGTCTCTGAGGTTACTCAG ACACCTGAGGTGCTTGAGTTGTCAAAGCAGATTAAGGAGAAGTTGAAGGAAGCTGATCAATTTG ATCTTGAAGGCAAGACTGATAGCAAGATTCGAGCTCTAGAAGTAGTAGAAGAACTCAGAACGAAAAGAGCAGACAAGCAG TCTATGCTTCTTCTGGATGCCTTCAACAAGGATAGAGCGTCTTTACCCCAACCCCTTCCAAACCCGCCCCCATTGGCACCCTTGCCAGTACTTGCTCCTGATCCTCGTACACAGGAAATGATAAATGAGAAGCTGAAAAAGGCAGAGGATCTTG GCGAACAAGGAATGATAGACGAGGCACAGAAAGCATTGGAAGAGGCTGAAGCACTTAAGAAg CTGGCCCCTAGGCAGGAGCCTGTTCTTGATTCTTCCAAGTACACTGCTGCTGATGTGCGCATT ACTGATCAGAAGCTACGCGTATGTGACATTTGTGGAGCATTTTTGAGCGTTTATGATAG TGACCGTCGCTTAGCAGATCATTTTGGAGGAAAGCTTCATTTGGGCTATATGCAAATCCGTGAAAAGCTGGCAGAGCTTCAG GAGGAGAGAAACAAGAGCCGCAAGGTTGATAGACATGAGAATGATAGAAG ATCAAAGGAACGAAGCCGGGACCGTGACAGGGAAGCAAGCAAGGATCGAGCAGATAGCCGTGAGCGGGGAAGGGACCATGATCGTAGGAGCAGAGATCGTGATAGGTACCATGATCGTGATCGTGGACATGATCGGGAGCGTGACAGAGATTCTGACCGCCCCCGAAATTATGATTCAAGAAGTCGACGCAGGTCACGCTCACGGTCTGGGGAACGCTCCAGGGACTATGATCGCTCCAGGGATTATGATCGTCACAG GCGTTATGATCGATACTAG